Proteins from a single region of Acidovorax sp. NCPPB 3576:
- a CDS encoding NrtA/SsuA/CpmA family ABC transporter substrate-binding protein: MVGHLGNGGSTTPALAAMIAGSPLVFTQFAIVEPRSTAIIAKDGSGIDKVQDLVGKSVAVNRSGLGEFLLVAALEKHGIDRSQVKFVYLNPPDAGPAFAQGKIDAWSMWSPGVDIARTEYKAHDVFFEGRDLDFLIDFNSYVTHRKFAEENTAIVHAVNAAYAAEAQWATQNAAEAEALYQQDANYSDAVRASLLKLQRRWELHGVNDAAFLQKFQNAADWLSQRKILQQKVQVKDYLARL; the protein is encoded by the coding sequence GTGGTAGGTCATCTCGGTAATGGCGGCAGCACCACGCCCGCGCTGGCCGCCATGATCGCGGGATCGCCGCTGGTGTTCACGCAGTTCGCCATCGTGGAGCCGCGCAGCACGGCCATCATCGCCAAGGACGGCTCGGGCATCGACAAGGTGCAGGACCTGGTGGGCAAGTCGGTGGCGGTCAACCGCTCGGGCCTGGGCGAATTCCTGCTGGTGGCGGCCCTGGAAAAGCACGGCATCGACCGCAGCCAGGTCAAGTTCGTGTACCTGAACCCACCCGACGCCGGCCCCGCCTTCGCGCAGGGCAAGATCGACGCCTGGTCGATGTGGAGCCCGGGCGTGGACATCGCCCGCACCGAGTACAAGGCGCACGACGTGTTCTTCGAGGGGCGCGACCTCGACTTCCTGATCGACTTCAACTCCTACGTCACCCACCGCAAGTTCGCCGAAGAGAACACCGCCATCGTGCACGCCGTGAATGCTGCCTACGCTGCCGAAGCCCAATGGGCCACGCAGAACGCGGCCGAGGCCGAGGCGCTCTACCAGCAGGACGCCAACTACAGCGATGCCGTGCGCGCCTCGCTGCTCAAGCTGCAGCGCCGCTGGGAGCTGCACGGCGTGAACGACGCGGCCTTCCTCCAGAAATTCCAGAACGCCGCCGACTGGCTGTCGCAGCGCAAGATCCTGCAGCAGAAGGTGCAGGTCAAGGACTACCTGGCCCGGCTGTGA